The following coding sequences lie in one Deinococcus sp. JMULE3 genomic window:
- a CDS encoding chemotaxis protein CheW, whose product MSRLEERAATLATPLRPQRPDVDAVLVTVRGETFAAPLRQLRAVLPAAITPLPLSAPHVAGVQTVRGSLVGVVRADALLTGQPGGAPGPLARVLLAATQPEPCGVLVDAVGDLVWVGEPVAPATFGTPGVRGRTGSGVACLDLDALVRHLPPAWPARPPDSG is encoded by the coding sequence GTGAGCCGCCTGGAGGAGCGGGCCGCCACGCTCGCCACGCCGCTGCGCCCGCAACGGCCCGACGTGGACGCCGTGCTCGTCACGGTGCGCGGGGAGACGTTCGCCGCGCCGCTGCGGCAACTGCGGGCGGTCCTCCCGGCGGCCATCACGCCGCTCCCCCTGAGCGCTCCGCACGTCGCGGGCGTGCAGACGGTGCGGGGCAGTCTGGTGGGCGTGGTGCGGGCCGACGCGCTGCTGACCGGTCAGCCCGGCGGGGCGCCCGGCCCGCTCGCGCGGGTGCTGCTGGCCGCCACTCAGCCCGAACCGTGCGGCGTCCTGGTGGACGCCGTCGGGGACCTCGTGTGGGTGGGTGAGCCGGTCGCGCCCGCCACGTTCGGGACGCCCGGCGTGCGGGGCCGCACCGGGAGCGGCGTGGCCTGCCTGGACCTCGACGCACTCGTGCGGCACCTGCCGCCGGCGTGGCCCGCGCGGCCACCGGACTCCGGATGA
- a CDS encoding CheR family methyltransferase, which produces MKFDELLERTAGLRWNAPLERLAGTRLQRLAAPHGSLADLARLAEARADVAADVAAAFTVGETWFHRFGEQLDAAALALRALDRPARLWSAGCSTGEEAYALLGACLRAGVDARVLGTDLNPDSVAAAAGGVYPLRALRDAPPDRVSRVFTLDGQANVRPEVRARAQFRVQNLLRPALDAGFDVIACRNVLIYFTPGAAQQVCEHLIAALAPGGLLLLAPSDPRPPVTETLEQVRVGGTVLLRRPADWRPDVVAGSGAARPAPSGPGPGSSAWTPNSARQTTAGPTTADPNAAGPDTARRTGAPGVATDPGAPDLARARQRAFVSPHDPAAQLDLAAAFLQARQGARAAATLRGAEALIAARGDSWEAAHLRARAAQLRHALGADGAQ; this is translated from the coding sequence GTGAAGTTCGACGAGCTGCTCGAACGCACGGCGGGCCTGCGCTGGAACGCGCCGCTGGAGCGGCTGGCCGGGACGCGCCTGCAGCGGCTGGCGGCGCCGCACGGGTCGCTGGCGGACCTGGCGCGGCTGGCGGAGGCCCGCGCGGACGTCGCGGCGGACGTCGCGGCGGCGTTCACGGTCGGCGAGACGTGGTTCCACCGCTTCGGGGAGCAGCTGGACGCCGCGGCGCTGGCCCTGCGCGCCCTGGACCGCCCGGCGCGCCTGTGGAGTGCCGGGTGTTCCACGGGCGAGGAGGCGTACGCGCTGCTCGGCGCGTGCCTGCGCGCCGGAGTGGACGCGCGGGTGCTCGGCACGGACCTGAACCCGGACTCGGTGGCGGCCGCGGCGGGGGGCGTGTACCCGCTGCGGGCGTTGCGGGACGCGCCGCCGGACCGGGTGTCGCGGGTGTTCACGCTGGACGGGCAGGCGAACGTCCGGCCGGAGGTGCGGGCGCGGGCGCAGTTCCGGGTGCAGAACCTGCTGCGGCCCGCACTGGACGCCGGGTTCGACGTGATCGCCTGCCGGAACGTGCTGATCTACTTCACGCCCGGCGCGGCGCAGCAGGTCTGCGAGCACCTGATCGCGGCCCTGGCCCCGGGGGGCCTGCTGCTGCTCGCGCCGAGCGACCCGCGCCCGCCGGTCACGGAGACCCTGGAGCAGGTGCGCGTGGGCGGGACGGTACTGCTGCGCCGCCCGGCGGACTGGCGGCCCGACGTGGTTGCCGGATCTGGCGCGGCCCGCCCGGCCCCCAGCGGCCCAGGTCCGGGGTCATCCGCGTGGACGCCGAACAGCGCACGCCAGACCACCGCTGGCCCGACCACCGCTGATCCGAACGCCGCTGGACCGGACACGGCACGCCGCACCGGGGCGCCCGGCGTCGCGACAGACCCCGGCGCACCGGATCTGGCGCGGGCGCGGCAGCGGGCGTTCGTGTCCCCGCACGACCCGGCGGCGCAGCTGGACCTCGCCGCGGCGTTCCTGCAGGCGCGGCAGGGCGCGCGGGCCGCCGCGACCCTGCGCGGCGCCGAGGCGCTCATCGCGGCGCGCGGGGACTCCTGGGAGGCGGCGCACCTGCGGGCGCGGGCCGCGCAGCTCCGCCACGCGCTCGGCGCGGACGGTGCTCAGTGA
- a CDS encoding chemotaxis protein CheW has translation MTTVTPAPQALLLRVGEARFLLPLDRVERLYPMVHLPPGPPRVHLRGETLPVHDPRAAWGQPPGVPHASQRLVLVRSPEREAWWVDEAGPVVDVTPHGPAVLDGQVVSVLW, from the coding sequence GTGACCACCGTGACCCCGGCGCCCCAGGCCCTGCTGCTGCGGGTCGGCGAGGCGCGGTTCCTGCTGCCGCTGGACCGGGTGGAGCGCCTGTACCCGATGGTGCACCTGCCACCCGGACCGCCGCGGGTGCACCTGCGCGGCGAGACGCTGCCGGTCCACGACCCGCGCGCCGCGTGGGGACAGCCGCCCGGCGTGCCGCACGCCTCTCAGCGGCTGGTGCTCGTGCGGTCCCCCGAGCGGGAGGCGTGGTGGGTGGACGAGGCCGGGCCGGTCGTGGACGTCACGCCTCACGGACCGGCGGTGCTGGACGGTCAGGTGGTGAGCGTCCTGTGGTGA